From Micromonospora echinospora:
GACGCTGCGGCCGGCCGCGCTCGACGCCCGCCGCGGCGTGGTACGCCTGCACCCGGAGGTGCTCACCGCGCTGGCGCTGCGCCCCGGCGACCCGGTGCGGCTGACCGGCCGCCGGACGACAGCCGGCATCGCTGCCGCTGCCGACCCGAACACCAGCGACGTCCTGCTGCACGCCGACGACCTGCTGCTCGGCAACCTCGGGCTGCGGGCCGGCGGCCAGGTGACGGTGAGCCCGCTGCCGGCCACCCCGGCGCGCCGGCTCACGCTGGCCGGCCCGGCCGCGGTGGTCGCCGCGGTCCCGCCGGAGATGCTGCGGCTCGCGCTGCTGGGCAAGGTCGTCACCCCCGGCGACGACGTCTCGCTGCTGCCGCAGGACGTGCTCCCGGACGCCGCCGTGCGCGGCCTGATCGAGGCCGCGCGGCGCAGTCTCGCCAGTTCCGTCGGGTACGCCTGGACCAGCACGCTGCTCAACGTCGTGTCCGCCGAGCCGACGACCGGCGCGCTCGTCACCATGGACACGGTGGTGGGCTGGGAGCACGGTCCGGCCACCCGAGGCTCCGGGCCGGTGTCCCCGGCCCCGGGCGCGCCCGTCTCCGCTTCCTCGGCCGCGCCGGCCGGGACGGAACAGGCCGAGGGCCTGCTCGGCCCGGAGGACGCCCCCGACGTCGACGAGCTGCCCGGCCTGCGTGCCCAGGCCGAGGAGCTGACCGAGCTGCTGGACCTGGGCTTCCACCACCGCGAGGTGCTGGGCCGGCTCGGCACCACCGTCTCGCTCGGCGTGCTGGTGGAGGGACCGGCGGGCTCGGGCAAGTCCGCGCTCGTGCGCGCCGTGGCCGCCCGGGTCGGCGCGGGTCTGCGCCCGCTCTGGGCACCGGAGCTGGCCGCGCTCACGAACGACGCCGCGGCCCGCAGACTCCGTGAGGCGGCGTCGGCGGTACGCGCCGGCGGACCGGCGGTGCTGCTGGTCACCGACGTGGAGGCGATCGCCCCGGCCGACGAGCCGGGTCCGCTGGCGACCGTGTTCCGGCAGGTGGTCGCCGAGACGCTGCGGGCCGGCGTGGCGGTGGTCTGCACCAGCGGGCGGCCCGAGGCGGTGGACCCGGGGCTGCGCGGCCCGGATCTGCTGGCGCTGCGGATCACCGTGCCGCTGCCCGACGCGGCGCTGCGCCGGGAACAGCTGACGGTGCTCACCCGGCAGGTGCCGCTGGCCGACGACGTCCGGCTGGACGAGGTGGCCGGCCGTACCCCCGGGTTCGTCGCGGCGGACCTGGCGGCGCTCGTCCGCGAGGCCGGGGTGCGCGCGGCGCTGCGGCAGAAGACGGCGGAGACGCCGACGGTGGCGATGCCGGACTTCACCGAGGCGCTGGAGGTGGTCCGGCCGACGACCATGTCCGCGTCCACGCTGGAGCTGGCGTCGGTGACGCTCGACGACGTGGGCGGGCTGCACGACGTCAAGCAGACGCTCACCGAGTCGGTGCTCTGGCCGCTCACCTACCCGGACACGTTCGCCCGGCTGGGCGTGACGCCGCCGCGCGGCGTGCTGCTCTACGGCCCGCCCGGCTGCGGCAAGACCTATCTGGTGACCGCGCTGGCCGGGTCCGGGCGGGCGAACGTGTTGTCGGTGAAGGGTGCCGAGCTGCTCTCCAAGTGGGTGGGTGAGAGCGAGCGGGCGGTCCGGGAGTTGTTCCGCCGCGCCCGCCAGGCCGCGCCCACGCTCGTCTTCCTGGACGAGGTGGACGCGCTGGCCCCGGTGCGCGGGCAGGCCAGCGACGGCGGCACCACCGACCGGGTGGTGGCAGCGCTGCTCACCGAACTGGACGGGGTGGAGGCGCTGCGCAACGTGGTGGTGGTCGGCGCGACGAACCGGCCGGAGCTGGTCGACCCGGCGCTGCTGCGGCCCGGCCGGCTGGAACGCCTGGTCTACGTGCCGCCGCCGGACGGCCCGGCCCGCGCGGAGATCCTCCGCGCCGCCGCCCGGGGCGTACCGCTCGCTCCGGACGTCGACCTCGACGCGCTCGGCGCCGAGCTGGACGGCTTCTCCGCCGCCGACTGCACCGCGCTGGTACGGGAGGCGGCGCTCGCCGCCATGCGGGAGTCGCTCAACGCGAGCACTGTGACTGCGGCGCACGTCGGGGCGGCCCGTGACCGTGTCCGGCCGTCGCTGGACCCGGTGCAGCTCGCGCACCTGGAGTCGTACGCGGCCGGCCGGTCCTGACGGGCCGCCCTGGCGGTCAGCTCTCGTCGCGGCGGCGGGCGGCCGGGCGGCGGGGCCGCTCCGGGACGCGGCGGGAGCGGTCGGCGCGCGGCTCCCGCTGCTCGCGTACCGGCCGGCGGCGGGAGCGCTCCGGCTCCGTGAGGACCGGCTCGCCGGCATACTCGTCGTCGTCGAAGTCGTTGCCCTCGTCGTAGGCGGCGTACTCGTCGTCGGCCGGCCCGGCCTCTCCCCGCTCCTCCCGGAGCGCGGTCTCGTGGTCCTTGACGACCTGGGAGTCCTCGATCTCGCCGCGCCAGCCCTCGACCGCGTCCGGGTCGAGCACGGTCCGGGTCATCACGTGCCGGACGAAGTGCTTCAGCTCCAGCCGGACCCGGCGGCCCTGGGCCCGCCACAGGTTGCCGGTGTGCTCGAAGAAGCCCTGCGGGTGGTACTCCAGCACCACCAGGATCTTCGTCAGCTCCGGGCCGACCTCGTGGAAGCTGACGGTGCCGTCGACCGAGCCCTTCTCGCCCTTGGAGCGCCAGTGGATGAGCCGGTCCGGGATCTGCCGGACGATCGTCGACTCCCAGGTCCGGTGCGACCAGAGCACCTGCGCCTTCCAGGTCATCTTCTCGTCGTCGTCGCAGTCGGCCTGCTCGACCTTCTTCATGAAGCTCGGGAAGTCGCCGAACGTCGTCCACTGGTTGTAGGCGACCCGGACCGGCACGCCGACCTCGATGGTCTCGACGATGT
This genomic window contains:
- a CDS encoding AAA family ATPase gives rise to the protein MAEPDLTLTATLRPAALDARRGVVRLHPEVLTALALRPGDPVRLTGRRTTAGIAAAADPNTSDVLLHADDLLLGNLGLRAGGQVTVSPLPATPARRLTLAGPAAVVAAVPPEMLRLALLGKVVTPGDDVSLLPQDVLPDAAVRGLIEAARRSLASSVGYAWTSTLLNVVSAEPTTGALVTMDTVVGWEHGPATRGSGPVSPAPGAPVSASSAAPAGTEQAEGLLGPEDAPDVDELPGLRAQAEELTELLDLGFHHREVLGRLGTTVSLGVLVEGPAGSGKSALVRAVAARVGAGLRPLWAPELAALTNDAAARRLREAASAVRAGGPAVLLVTDVEAIAPADEPGPLATVFRQVVAETLRAGVAVVCTSGRPEAVDPGLRGPDLLALRITVPLPDAALRREQLTVLTRQVPLADDVRLDEVAGRTPGFVAADLAALVREAGVRAALRQKTAETPTVAMPDFTEALEVVRPTTMSASTLELASVTLDDVGGLHDVKQTLTESVLWPLTYPDTFARLGVTPPRGVLLYGPPGCGKTYLVTALAGSGRANVLSVKGAELLSKWVGESERAVRELFRRARQAAPTLVFLDEVDALAPVRGQASDGGTTDRVVAALLTELDGVEALRNVVVVGATNRPELVDPALLRPGRLERLVYVPPPDGPARAEILRAAARGVPLAPDVDLDALGAELDGFSAADCTALVREAALAAMRESLNASTVTAAHVGAARDRVRPSLDPVQLAHLESYAAGRS
- a CDS encoding SRPBCC family protein gives rise to the protein MATTSLTDRVRDEIGGELRNLASALGERAVQAISDRVTDATGRLTEYAKQGGDPGLVAAATGARKLAEGNSPVKAMFHAGVAGGKEKLMAAFGRKGGGDGGRKLKVTNIVETIEVGVPVRVAYNQWTTFGDFPSFMKKVEQADCDDDEKMTWKAQVLWSHRTWESTIVRQIPDRLIHWRSKGEKGSVDGTVSFHEVGPELTKILVVLEYHPQGFFEHTGNLWRAQGRRVRLELKHFVRHVMTRTVLDPDAVEGWRGEIEDSQVVKDHETALREERGEAGPADDEYAAYDEGNDFDDDEYAGEPVLTEPERSRRRPVREQREPRADRSRRVPERPRRPAARRRDES